In the Oreochromis niloticus isolate F11D_XX unplaced genomic scaffold, O_niloticus_UMD_NMBU tig00000426_pilon, whole genome shotgun sequence genome, one interval contains:
- the LOC106096621 gene encoding uncharacterized protein LOC106096621 produces the protein MICVEGRTAQIQQDLPEPVQIRSSTQYTQNSSPAPRSEAEMSQRLCDLGLQDLDLSSCEVSPEWRDRLLRLIEQYESIFSRHKMDCGEAADFVHRIRLVDDKPFRLPYRRVPPCHYEKLRTALDEMEESRIIRKSQSEFSSPLVLVVKPNGDLRICNDFRWLNARTVKDAHPLPHQSDALAALGGNVFFSTMDLTSGFYNVRLHEDDKKYTAFSSPFGLHEYNRMPQGLTNSPATFMRMMMSIFGDENFTSLLCYLDDLMVYAPSEQVALERLQMVFSRLSANNLKLSPKKCHFLKRSVKFLGHIICGEGVKTDPSKVQAIDNVQEADLMESDGVTPCARKIRSFLGMVLYYHHFIERCSAKAKPLFDLVAEPAAPHKRGRGRKPKFKRGHVKLSPADWTDECREAFKALKHELVHSVTLAHPDFTAPFILAVDASFDGLGAVLSQLPPDDRIARPVAFASKTLSHSQLNYPAHRLEFLALKWAVCDKFSHWLKGSHFTVWTDNNPLTYILTKPRLDACEQRWVSKFAAYSFELKYVPGTKNVVADALSRDH, from the exons ATGATCTGCGTGGAGGGGAGGACAGCGCAGATCCAGCAA GACTTACCTGAACCTGTTCAAATTCGATCCAGTACACAATACACACAGAACTCGTCGCCCGCACCGAGATCAGAAGCGGAGATGTCACAGCGCTTGTGTGATTTGGGCCTGCAGGACCTGGACCTCTCGTCCTGTGAAGTTTCCCCAGAATGGAGAGATAGGCTGCTGCGACTCATTGAGCAGTATGAGTCCATCTTTTCAAGGCACAAAATGGACTGTGGTGAGGCTGCTGACTTTGTCCACAGAATCCGTCTGGTGGATGACAAGCCCTTCAGACTGCCATACAGACGGGTCCCACCATGCCATTACGAGAAGCTTCGCACTGCTCTAGATGAGATGGAGGAGTCAAGGATAATCCGTAAGTCCCAGAGTGAATTCTCATCCCCCCTTGTCTTAGTTGTTAAGCCAAATGGTGACCTGCGCATATGCAATGACTTTAGATGGTTAAATGCAAGAACAGTTAAAGATGCACATCCATTGCCTCATCAGTCAGACGCCCTCGCAGCACTTGgtgggaatgtttttttttctacaatgGATCTCACATCGGGGTTTTACAATGTCAGACTCCACGAGGACGACAAAAAATACACGGCATTCTCCTCCCCATTTGGCCTTCATGAATATAACAGGATGCCTCAAGGCCTGACAAATAGTCCTGCTACTTTTATGCGAATGATGATGTCCATTTTTGGTGATGAGAACTTCACAAGCTTGTTGTGTTATCTGGATGACCTTATGGTCTATGCCCCATCCGAACAGGTGGCTCTTGAACGTCTGCAGATGGTTTTCTCACGACTTTCTGCCAACAACCTGAAGCTTTCACCTAAGAAATGCCACTTTCTTAAACGGTCTGTGAAGTTCCTGGGACACATCATATGTGGTGAGGGTGTGAAAACAGACCCGAGTAAAGTGCAGGCTATAGACAATGTGCAGGAAGCAGACCTGATGGAGTCTGACGGGGTGACACCATGTGCAAGGAAAATCAGATCCTTCCTGGGGATGGTTCTCTACTACCATCATTTTATCGAGCGGTGCTCTGCAAAAGCTAAGCCACTGTTTGATCTTGTGGCTGAACCAGCTGCGCCACACAAGAGAGGTAGAGGCCGTAAGCCTAAATTTAAAAGGGGCCACGTGAAGCTGTCTCCAGCTGACTGGACTGATGAGTGCAGGGAAGCATTCAAGGCCCTAAAACATGAACTTGTGCATAGTGTCACGTTAGCCCATCCAGATTTTACTGCACCCTTTATCCTTGCAGTTGATGCTTCCTTTGACGGCCTTGGAGCCGTCCTCTCACAGTTGCCCCCTGATGATAGGATCGCCAGACCAGTGGCATTCGCCAGTAAGACCCTGTCACACTCTCAGCTTAACTATCCAGCGCATCGTTTGGAGTTTCTTGCTCTGAAGTGGGCAGTCTGTGACAAGTTTAGCCATTGGCTGAAAGGGAGCCACTTCACAGTGTGGACGGATAATAACCCACTGACGTACATCTTAACCAAGCCTAGGTTAGATGCATGTGAGCAACGATGGGTTTCGAAGTTTGCGGCGTACAGTTTTGAGCTGAAGTATGTCCCTGGCACCAAAAATGTTGTTGCGGATGCATTGAGTAGGGA TCACTGA
- the LOC112844605 gene encoding protein NYNRIN, whose product MHGLVDGTVQDVFRCAANCQLVVDQSEEEATTILANPQGSLLSQDVSAVLAAHDTGGISHVRGVGSDIPQLPTIARPACTPRSELANLQERDEVLGRVFFYVRRHKRPTRHERAGESRGVMKLLRHWSRLLIKDGMLYKVKKDRNMNMTIYQFVVPDTLKTEVLRGIHDAAGHQGQVRTLSLARQRFFWTGMERDIIDHVKSCFRCVVGKTPEPNDRATLESICTTEPMELVCIDFWTAEQTDKKCVDVLVVTDHFSKLAHAFPCKNQSAKQVARRLWNDFFCVYGFPRRIHSDQGANFESQLIKELLDMAGIQKSHTTPYHPMGNGIVERYNRTLGNMIRALPPQSKARWPQMLQMLTFCYNCTEHETTGFAPFFLIFGRIPRLPVDVVFQHVLPDGAVVDHSEFVAHLKRDLSEAARIARQNSRVAQARQARNYDRKAKGAPLSVGDRVLLANRGERGKRKIADKWESTVFEVASVKPDINVYHIRDPVSLREKVVHRNLLLPVSFLPAGIECLPVSTCPSVADSGQGEPELPGDVQDGETKTVRWLMQMDQASDRDSAVGQTGCSLDVALSIPNSEAGSTVAPPAVCDPVVSQLPSPAPSVECVVSRSVSSQLLAEDAQHVLSPDLVTDTRLSTEGHVVRTQPPPLCTRSGRPVKPPTRLICEMNEQHVDDSVSTVDSLFSFVRNMFSG is encoded by the coding sequence ATGCACGGTCTGGTGGATGGGACTGTGCAAGATGTGTTTCGGTGTGCTGCAAACTGCCAGTTGGTTGTGGATCAATCTGAGGAGGAAGCTACCACTATCCTAGCTAACCCTCAAGGTTCTCTCTTGTCACAggatgtttctgctgtgttggCTGCACATGACACTGGTGGTATCAGCCATGTGAGAGGTGTGGGATCTGATATCCCTCAGCTCCCAACTATTGCCCGTCCTGCCTGTACGCCGAGAAGTGAACTCGCTAACCTGCAGGAACGAGATGAGGTTTTGGGCAGAGTTTTCTTTTATGTCCGGCGTCACAAGAGGCCTACCAGGCATGAACGTGCTGGCGAGTCCCGTGGGGTAATGAAATTACTCAGACATTGGTCCAGACTCTTGATTAAAGATGGTATGTTGTATAAGGTGAAGAAAGACAGGAACATGAACATGACGATTTACCAGTTTGTTGTCCCAGACACTCTGAAGACTGAAGTTCTCCGAGGCATCCATGATGCAGCGGGTCATCAGGGTCAAGTCCGCACCCTGTCTCTTGCCAGGCAGAGATTCTTTTGGACAGGGATGGAGCGTGACATCATCGATCATGTGAAAAGCTGTTTTCGTTGTGTGGTTGGGAAAACCCCGGAGCCGAATGACCGTGCCACACTGGAGAGCATTTGTACCACTGAACCGATGGAGCTAGTCTGCATCGACTTCTGGACTGCTGAACAGACTGACAAGAAGTGCGTTGATGTTTTGGTTGTCACAGACCATTTTTCCAAATTAGCGCATGCATTCCCTTGTAAGAATCAGTCTGCCAAGCAGGTTGCTCGCCGCCTGTGGAATGACTTTTTCTGTGTATACGGCTTTCCCAGACGTATACACTCTGATCAAGGAGCTAACTTTGAGAGTCAACTCATTAAGGAGCTCCTGGACATGGCTGGCATCCAGAAATCACACACCACTCCTTACCACCCAATGGGGAATGGTATTGTCGAGCGATACAACAGGACCTTGGGGAACATGATACGGGCTTTGCCCCCTCAATCCAAAGCCAGGTGGCCGCAAATGCTTCAGATGTTGACGTTCTGCTACAATTGCACTGAACATGAAACAACGGGTTTCGCAcctttttttctcatatttggGAGAATTCCTCGTCTGCCTGTTGATGTTGTTTTCCAGCATGTTCTCCCTGATGGTGCTGTTGTTGACCACAGTGAATTTGTCGCCCATTTAAAGCGTGACCTGTCTGAGGCTGCCCGCATTGCCAGGCAGAACAGCCGTGTTGCCCAGGCCCGGCAGGCGAGGAATTATGACCGCAAGGCTAAGGGTGCGCCCCTCTCAGTCGGTGACAGAGTCTTGCTCGCTAATCGTggtgagagaggaaagaggaagaTCGCTGACAAATGGGAATCCACAGTTTTTGAGGTGGCATCTGTGAAACCTGACATCAATGTGTACCACATCAGAGACCCTGTGTCACTAAGGGAAAAAGTTGTTCACCGAAACCTACTACTTCCTGTGAGTTTCCTTCCTGCAGGAATTGAATGCCTGCCGGTGTCAACCTGCCCCTCGGTTGCGGATAGCGGACAAGGTGAACCTGAACTTCCAGGTGATGTGCAGGATGGTGAGACGAAGACAGTCCGCTGGCTCATGCAGATGGACCAGGCGAGTGATAGGGACTCTGCGGTTGGTCAAACTGGTTGTTCTCTTGATGTGGCTTTGAGCATCCCAAACTCTGAGGCAGGATCGACTGTGGCTCCGCCTGCTGTGTGTGACCCGGTGGTTTCCCAGTTGCCCTCACCTGCCCCCTCTGTTGAATGTGTTGTGTCCCGGAGTGTCTCCTCGCAGCTTCTGGCGGAAGATGCTCAACATGTTCTTTCCCCTGATCTTGTGACTGACACACGACTGAGTACAGAGGGCCATGTGGTGCGAACACAGCCACCACCTCTTTGTACTAGATCAGGTAGACCTGTGAAACCTCCAACACGTCTTATTTGTGAGATGAATGAACAACATGTTGATGATTCAGTGTCAACAGTTGACTCCTTGTTTTCATTTGTGCGTAATATGTTTTCAGGATAG